From a single Prionailurus bengalensis isolate Pbe53 chromosome A1, Fcat_Pben_1.1_paternal_pri, whole genome shotgun sequence genomic region:
- the TSC22D1 gene encoding TSC22 domain family protein 1 isoform X5 — protein sequence MKSQWCRPVAMDLGVYQLRHFSISFLSSLLGTENASVRLDNSSSGASVVAIDNKIEQAMDLVKSHLMYAVREEVEVLKEQIKELIEKNSQLEQENNLLKTLASPEQLAQFQAQLQTGSPPATTQPQGTTQPPAQPASQGSGPTA from the exons ATGAAATCCCAATGGTGTAGACCAGTGGCGATGGATCTAGGAGTTTACCAACTGAgacatttttcaatttctttcttgtcATCCTTGCTGGGGACTGAAAACGCTTCTGTGAGACTTGACAATAG CTCCTCTGGTGCAAGTGTGGTAGCTATTGACAACAAAATCGAGCAAGCTATG GATCTGGTGAAAAGCCATTTGATGTATGCGGTTAGAGAGGAAGTGGAGGTCCTTAAAGAGCAAATCAAAGAACTAATAGAGAAAAATTCCCAGCTGGAGCAGGAAAACAATCTGCTGAAGACACTGGCCAGTCCTGAGCAGCTTGCCCAGTTTCAGGCCCAGCTGCAGACTGGCTCCCCGCCTGCGACCACACAACCACAGGGGACCACACAGCCCCCGGCCCAGCCAGCATCCCAGGGCTCAGGACCAACCGCATAG
- the TSC22D1 gene encoding TSC22 domain family protein 1 isoform X7, whose protein sequence is MLGLLSSGASVVAIDNKIEQAMDLVKSHLMYAVREEVEVLKEQIKELIEKNSQLEQENNLLKTLASPEQLAQFQAQLQTGSPPATTQPQGTTQPPAQPASQGSGPTA, encoded by the exons CTCCTCTGGTGCAAGTGTGGTAGCTATTGACAACAAAATCGAGCAAGCTATG GATCTGGTGAAAAGCCATTTGATGTATGCGGTTAGAGAGGAAGTGGAGGTCCTTAAAGAGCAAATCAAAGAACTAATAGAGAAAAATTCCCAGCTGGAGCAGGAAAACAATCTGCTGAAGACACTGGCCAGTCCTGAGCAGCTTGCCCAGTTTCAGGCCCAGCTGCAGACTGGCTCCCCGCCTGCGACCACACAACCACAGGGGACCACACAGCCCCCGGCCCAGCCAGCATCCCAGGGCTCAGGACCAACCGCATAG
- the TSC22D1 gene encoding TSC22 domain family protein 1 isoform X8, producing the protein MDLVKSHLMYAVREEVEVLKEQIKELIEKNSQLEQENNLLKTLASPEQLAQFQAQLQTGSPPATTQPQGTTQPPAQPASQGSGPTA; encoded by the exons ATG GATCTGGTGAAAAGCCATTTGATGTATGCGGTTAGAGAGGAAGTGGAGGTCCTTAAAGAGCAAATCAAAGAACTAATAGAGAAAAATTCCCAGCTGGAGCAGGAAAACAATCTGCTGAAGACACTGGCCAGTCCTGAGCAGCTTGCCCAGTTTCAGGCCCAGCTGCAGACTGGCTCCCCGCCTGCGACCACACAACCACAGGGGACCACACAGCCCCCGGCCCAGCCAGCATCCCAGGGCTCAGGACCAACCGCATAG
- the TSC22D1 gene encoding TSC22 domain family protein 1 isoform X6, which yields MWAWTSRRPGSRPAFQNPFQCLLPSQVGDLTDLVKSHLMYAVREEVEVLKEQIKELIEKNSQLEQENNLLKTLASPEQLAQFQAQLQTGSPPATTQPQGTTQPPAQPASQGSGPTA from the exons ATGTGGGCCTGGACATCCCGGCGGCCAGGCTCCCGCCCCGCCTTCCAGAACCCCTTCCAGTGCCTTTTGCCATCTCAAGTAGGAGATCTCACT GATCTGGTGAAAAGCCATTTGATGTATGCGGTTAGAGAGGAAGTGGAGGTCCTTAAAGAGCAAATCAAAGAACTAATAGAGAAAAATTCCCAGCTGGAGCAGGAAAACAATCTGCTGAAGACACTGGCCAGTCCTGAGCAGCTTGCCCAGTTTCAGGCCCAGCTGCAGACTGGCTCCCCGCCTGCGACCACACAACCACAGGGGACCACACAGCCCCCGGCCCAGCCAGCATCCCAGGGCTCAGGACCAACCGCATAG